CATCGGTATCGATTTCGTCCATCATCCGCTTAACTTCCTCGGCCGTAGCCGAGTGTAATGTCTTGAGGGCCTCTCCCAACTCCGCAGCTGAGATTTTTCCATCGCCATTCTCATCAAATCTCTTGAAAATATGCTCCCGGTCCGCTACATCCTGTGGATCGTCACCCATTGTTGGCGATTTTTAATAGAGAATTTAGTTTGGaggaatatatttttttttattaagagaTTGAGAGTGTTGAAAGAATGACTACGTTCAATTAGCTTATAATGTATGGGTTCTTTGGAGTATGTGGTAATCCTTGGGGCTCGGAATGAGTAAATCCGTGTTTGGCCATCCATGTTTGCCGTTTTTGCATACAAAAATGCTAGTATTTTTCCTTAAATATTGGAAACTTGCAAATTTAGAGAATAATTAGAGCCTAAAATAAGTAAAGTCAAGTCAATTTGTATGACTGCTATCTTCTTTTCTACATAATAATAGTGCACCCATAAACGCTTTTCGTGTTTGtacaatatttttataatgtattttgtttatatttaaatgaagatcaaaatgtaattatatgaattataaaaataaatagaaaaaagaaagagaaaaaaaacTAAAGTAGGAATTAAATATACAACTTGATGTTTAAGAAAGCAAAGACACTatctgttatatatatatagtttaacAGATAGTGTCTTTGCTTTCTTAAACATCAAGTTGTATATTTAATTcctactttatatatatatataattattaaaatagatCATAACACCAAAAAttagttactctaagtgtctcaaatttaataatataatatagatatatattagCACAAAACGATGCATATTGCAGATAATGTTAAATATGTGAAACTTGTAATATCATTATGCTCAAtgtcactacaagaaattttatATTTCGCGACGTTGACCAACGTAGCAAAATGTAAGGAAAACACGTCGCCGAATATTTGGCGACGCCAAAACTCGTCGCTGAGTTCCGTCACAAAATTTTCGTAGGCAAATGTCAATCGGGCCTTTGGCGATGCTGAAAGTAAAACGCCACTAAtgcactacaagaaaaacgTCCAACGACAACgcagctacgacaacggtttttttgaaaaaccgttgtcgtatagtttttaacaacggttttagtgaaaaccgttgtcgtagctgcGTTTTGACAACGGTTTtgtaaaaatcgttgtcttttagAGGGtcagaaaaccgttgtctttcaaCGTTTTTTTAgggcaaaagacaacggttctaTGAACTGTTGTCTTTTGGcatgtttttttggacaatcgacaacggttttttaaaatcattgttaatcgacaacggttttcaaaaaccgttgtctattagcttTTTTTTTagacaatcgacaacggttttttaaaaccgttgtcgattggcgtggtttttggacaaacaacaaatcgttgtcgattagcgtgtttttttgacaaacgacaacggttttaaaaaaccgttgtctattagcttGTTTTTTTTGACAATCGATaacgatttttttaaaaccgttATCGATTGGCGCGGTTTTTGGACAAACAAGAACGGTTTTGGAAACTGTTGTCATATTTAGCAACGGATTTTCTTAATtagtcgctaaatttagcgacggattatttattaccgtcgctaaattcaaattagcgacgattttagtTTAAAGAAACTGTTGCATGTTCAAAATTAGCGACTTTTTCAAAACCACGTCATTACACTTAGCGACAGTGTGGTACTAACTGTTGCTACATGGAGCGACGGTTTTTATCCAAACCGTCGCATAATCAAAACatgcgacggtttttaaaaaccgccgctacatttagcgacggattttataaaaccgtcgcaaCCTTTGGCGACGCATTTAtgacaaccgtcgctaatttgaaattagcgacggtttaacaaAATACCGCGCAAACTCTCTATAAATATCTCCAttttcggtccattttcctccacaacacttaaatttttttctcatttacacaattttctcacttcacacaacacttaaaatttttctactacttcataacacttaaaatttttctctcttacataattttatcacttcacacaacacttaaaatttttctcactacttcataacacataaaatttttctcactacTACTTCAAAACACTTAAAATTTATC
The sequence above is a segment of the Primulina tabacum isolate GXHZ01 chromosome 6, ASM2559414v2, whole genome shotgun sequence genome. Coding sequences within it:
- the LOC142548248 gene encoding polcalcin Ole e 3-like, whose product is MGDDPQDVADREHIFKRFDENGDGKISAAELGEALKTLHSATAEEVKRMMDEIDTDGDGFISFEEFTEFARANRGLVKDVAKIF